CTCCGTATCTCACTCCCCTCTCAAGCGAAAGGCGCTCCTTCGCAGGTTCGCTAGCTTGGAATACCACCTTGCTCACACtcctcgcagcagcgctgcgttttttttttctttcgttgcTGCAGTTGCGCGTTTCACCGACGTGCATACGCTGTACTCGTGTCGTCGCTCGTCTtcatcctctctctccccttgcCCACGCACATGCCACTAGTGCGCGCCCACCACGCCACTTTTCTCTGGGCCTCTCGTTATGATCGTTTGATGccgcctctcctttctcGCCTCCCCGCACCACTACACTGATACAGTTCAGGCACCACAATACCGTGCCGGCGAAAGGCTAAGATCCAAACGGCAAGGTAGCGTCCTTCTACCGAGAGGGACGACAAGGAAAACAGTGGTACCCTCCTCGAACAGTTTTTCTTCTCTGCAGAACGCGAAGCTTTGCCGTGCCACGCAAATGCCTGCCCAGCCCACCGCCTCTTCCAGCAGCACTGCCCGGCagaagcgcagcggctcTCACAAGAAGAATGATCTCTCAATAGAGTGCAGCTTGCGCCTGCCACTACCTGACACGGCGTCTGCCAGCGTTCTTTGGAGGGTGCTGAAGACTGACCCTTCTCTTGCCGGAACTGTGAAGGAGGTGTACTGGTGGAGTGAGGATCCGTCTCAGCGAACCGTTGCAGTAACGATCCAGGCATCCTCAAAGCGCGACCTGCGCTCTGCGGTCGGGTCCCTCTTGGATCAAGCTAAGCTTGTTGTGCGAACGTTGCGTGTGTATCCTCCCACcacggccgctgccactACCGCCGCTGATGCTGGGTTGAGCACGGCATGAGACGTGCATTGATGAGCCGTTTGCTCTGCTCCTTTTTTCTACCTTTACCGCACCTCTTCcacgcctcttcctcgcgacgctgctgagcaGATCGGCGTGCGTGTTGCCTGCACGCGGACCGactcgcctccgctgccacctgcctgccgcggcgttttttttctccgcCCTTTCCACAAGTGGCACTGGCCTTTTCTTTATCCATCGGTGGGCTCCACTGGGGaaggcaacagcagcagcaacgccgtaAGCCGGAAGAGAAAGCGAACATCATAATCGGAGAGAgtaaacaacaacaaaggaaaaCATACCGCAAAACACCTTGTTGAACTCTGTGGGGTTTCTCCTCTGCTGTGCTTCGACATTGCACTGTCACCTTTTCAagcgtgtctgtctgtgttgTTCCCCACCTGTTATcttccgccgcagcgcggtATGCACGCGCCCTTCAGCTCGAGTCGCAACCACGACACGTTGCTGGGTCTGAAAGGAGAGCGATGCCATTACTGAGCCGCTGAGGGTGTGCATATATCCTCCCCTCCGAGTGCTCGATGCCCTCTGCGTCAACTTTCTCtgttctcgctctctgccttTTGCTGGTGACAttgcgcgcctgcgcactcCGCGcgtgccccccctccctcccactctcACCCGCCCCGCACCTGCTGAcgcggcctccgcctctcctgcAGTTTACGCCGTCCACACCCTCTTATCCTTTGCGCTCTCCTagctctttctctcccctcccgaCCACCcccgcacccccgccccccgaCATGTCTCTGCAGGACGTGAGCAAGAAGGCCGCCGAGCTCGAGTCGAGGCTGAGCGGCAAGCTGTTCCTTGGCGGCGCGAAGCCGACGGCGGAGGACGTGAAGGCGTTCAACGACCTGCTCGGCGCGAACCACGTGAGCCTGTACCGATGGGCGAAGAACATGGCAACGTACACCGAGGGCGAGCGCAAGGCGTGGGgcgcgccggtgcgcgttgctgcgccggagctgcgcatgcccgcacctgcggcggcgacggcggcggcggcggtgtcggatgctgccgctgagaAGAAGGCTGCGCcgaaggctgctgctgtcgcgccgccgcccgccgctgcggctgccgctgccgcggaggaggaggacgacatCGACCTGTTCGGGGagacgacggaggaggagaaggcagcgctggaggcgaagaaggccaatgacgcggagaagaagaaggcgaagaaggcggtgaTTGCGAAGTCGTCGATCCTGTTCGATGTCAAGGCGTGGGACGACACGATCGACCTGGAGGCGCTCGCGAAGAAGCTGCACGCGATCGAGCGCGACGGCCTGATCTGGGGCGACCACAAGCTGGTGCCCGTTGCGTTTGGCGTgaagaagctgcagcagctcatcgtCATTGAGGACGACAAGGTGTCCGGCGACGACCTGGAGGAGATGATCATGGgcttcgaggaggaggtgcagtcGATGGATATCGTCGCCTGGAACAAGATCTGAGGTGATTCGAGGCGACATGTATGCTTTTCGCCACGTACGCAGCAGACCTCCCTCTTTACTCAAGCGCGCTACTTTGTCTTACGCTTTCGgcccttctctttctctctagAGCACGAGAAGGGGGCAGGCAGGCGTGAGGAagggcgggggaggagaaCGCATATGGGGATCAGCATCACGCACTCACACCCACCAGCCGACAAAAGTTTCCATTCTTATGATCTTTGTCGTCCCAAGTTAACCTATTCGCGATGCCATGGAGTGAGGTGCGGGCTGATCGAGGCAaggcagcgacgcagcagcagcagcggcgggtgGAGAGAAGGGCAAGACAAACAAAGAACGCTCACCCCGAGATCGGATGCGTGCGGTATGGAGACGTGAGTGACAGTCTATAGGGAGGTGGAGGGATCGGAGAAGCGGGCTTCATGCGTGGAGGAGGCTGTCTTTGCAGAGGCGAACACA
The window above is part of the Leishmania mexicana MHOM/GT/2001/U1103 complete genome, chromosome 33 genome. Proteins encoded here:
- a CDS encoding elongation factor 1-beta; protein product: MSLQDVSKKAAELESRLSGKLFLGGAKPTAEDVKAFNDLLGANHVSLYRWAKNMATYTEGERKAWGAPVRVAAPELRMPAPAAATAAAAVSDAAAEKKAAPKAAAVAPPPAAAAAAAAEEEDDIDLFGETTEEEKAALEAKKANDAEKKKAKKAVIAKSSILFDVKAWDDTIDLEALAKKLHAIERDGLIWGDHKLVPVAFGVKKLQQLIVIEDDKVSGDDLEEMIMGFEEEVQSMDIVAWNKI